In the Arachis ipaensis cultivar K30076 chromosome B10, Araip1.1, whole genome shotgun sequence genome, one interval contains:
- the LOC107624109 gene encoding N-alpha-acetyltransferase MAK3, translating to METSTKEGLEIKKVDCDASEIEYVSYGGEHHLPLIMNLVDQELSEPYSIFTYRYFVYLWPQLSFLAFHKGKCVGTVVCKMGDHRNISRGYIAMLVVIKPYRGKGIATELVTRSIKVMMESGCEEVTLESEVTNKGALALYGRLGFIRAKRLFHYYLNGVDAFRLKLRFPRPELHPSLPVMSDKYGSSHIPSDHDNSAFEQ from the coding sequence ATGGAAACAAGCACCAAAGAAGGCTTAGAAATCAAGAAAGTGGATTGTGATGCATCGGAGATTGAGTATGTTAGTTATGGTGGCGAGCACCACCTCCCCCTTATCATGAACCTAGTCGACCAAGAACTCAGCGAGCCGTACTCCATATTCACCTATCGTTACTTTGTATATCTCTGGCCTCAACTCTCTTTCCTGGCATTCCACAAGGGTAAATGTGTCGGCACGGTGGTTTGTAAGATGGGCGACCATCGAAACATTTCCAGAGGATACATTGCCATGTTGGTTGTGATCAAGCCCTATAGAGGAAAAGGCATTGCTACAGAACTTGTTACTCGGTCTATTAAGGTGATGATGGAATCTGGTTGTGAAGAAGTTACTCTGGAATCAGAAGTTACAAACAAAGGAGCATTGGCACTCTATGGTCGCCTTGGCTTTATTAGGGCTAAGAGGCTCTTCCATTATTATTTGAATGGAGTCGATGCTTTCCGGCTCAAACTGCGATTCCCTCGGCCGGAGCTGCACCCATCTCTGCCTGTGATGTCTGATAAATATGGTAGTAGTCATATACCAAGTGATCATGATAATTCAGCATTTGAACAATGA